In Antennarius striatus isolate MH-2024 chromosome 8, ASM4005453v1, whole genome shotgun sequence, a single window of DNA contains:
- the zgc:158803 gene encoding LUC7 domain-containing protein — MSAQAQMRAMLDQLMGTGRDGDTMRQRIKFTDERVCKSHLLDSCPHDILSGTRMDLGECVKVHDLALRADYEIASKEQEYFFELDAAEHLQSFIADCDRRTELAKKRLAETQDEISAEVSAKAERVHELNEEIGKMLARAEQLGGEGNVDEAQQLLEMVEKSRALKKEAEDVYRNSMPASSFQQQKLRVCEVCSAYLGLHDNDRRLADHFGGKLHLGFIEIREKLEKLRKAVIEKQERMRMRRREEREKEEERERQWEVEREREREREREREWERERDRERERKRSRSRSGDRYRDGGSSSSHRSRRHHSSRSKDEGAERDRERERRHRHKERHRSRSHSHRHKRKRSSRERSSRTRERDCPLSQEKCAEELRDDKAEYRDLDGVRSPSMDRARGRDRERSLSYERDRRSSSEERESGEI, encoded by the exons ATGTCGGCCCAGGCACAGATGCGAGCAATGCTGGACCAGCTCATGGGGACCGGGAGAGACG GAGATACCATGAGGCAAAGAATCAAATTCACAGATGAGCGAGTCTGCAAAAGCCACCTCCTGGATTCATGTCCTCATGACATTCTGTCTGGAACT AGAATGGACCTGGGAGAGTGTGTGAAAGTCCATGACTTGGCCCTTAGAGCAGACTACGAAATTGCCTCAAAGGAGCAGGAGTACTTTTTTGAACTTGAT GCTGCGGAGCATCTCCAGTCTTTCATTGCTGACTGTGATCGCAGGACTGAGCTAGCCAAAAAGAGACTCGCTGAGACACAGGATGAAATCAGTGCTGAAGTGTCTGCAAAG GCCGAACGTGTCCATGAGCTGAATGAAGAAATTGGGAAGATGCTGGCCCGGGCTGAACAGCTCGGTGGTGAGGGCAACGTGGATGAAGCACAGCAGCTTTTGGAAATGGTGGAGAAGTCGCGGGCCCTGAAGAAAGAAGCAGAG gatGTATACAGAAACTCTATGCCAGCCTCCAGCTTTCAACAGCAGAAACTTCgggtgtgtgaggtgtgttcTGCCTACTTGGGTCTTCATGACAATGATCGTCGTCTTGCTGACCATTTTGGGGGCAAACTGCATCTTGGCTTCATTGAAATTCGTGAGAAGCTTGAAAAGCTCAGG AAAGCAGTTatagaaaaacaagaaagaatGCGAATGAGAAGACGAGAGGAAcgtgaaaaagaagaagaaagagagcgACAGTGGGAGGTGGAACGGGAGCGAGAACGAGAACGTGAAAGAGAGCGAGAGTGGGAGAGAGAACGAGACAGGGAAAGGGAGCGCAAGAG gtcaaggtcaagaaGTGGAGACcgatacag GGATGGTGGCAGTTCATCCTCCCATCGTTCCAGACGCCACCACTCCTCTCGTTCCAAAGACGAAGGTGCCGAGAGGGatcgtgagagagagaggagacatcGACACAAGGAAAGGCATCGCTCACGCTCTCACTCCCACCGTCACAAAAGGAAGAG gtCCTCCAGAGAAAGGTCATCTCGCACCCGTGAGAGAGATTGCCCTCTATCCCAGGAAAAATGTGCTGAGGAATTGCGTGACGACAAGGCCGAGTACAGAGACTTGGACGGGGTGAGGTCACCCTCCATGGACAGAGCTCGGGGCAGGGATCGAGAGAGATCCCTCTCGTATGAGCGTGACCGACGCTCCAGCTCCGAGGAGCGAGAATCTGGGGAGATCTGA
- the pane1 gene encoding centromere protein M, with amino-acid sequence MTCNTEDWMHRFRRGNSDYCNFVVRMSLLKPFSKLPALNTANILLVESEEQLQQNLAESLVEESAFTVNVRLAKSLPLPTENDESRPRIDLVVFIIHLTSELSLQSVEASVKYLDPGYFLGKVCFMVTNARNASVPSERLDAVRKLAASLHCPLLFAEDQSPTGVTNATQRLLTILKVSAGLVPMVTALHLSNLTHCTVPPDIDQPSFD; translated from the exons ATGACATGTAATACAGAAGACTGGATGCATCGGTTTAGGAGGGGAAACAGCGACTACTGTAATTTTGTTGTCAGGATGTCATTGTTGAAGCCATTCAGTAAACTTCCTGCTTTAAATACGGCGAACATCTTG CTGGTGGAGAGTGAGGAGCAGCTTCAGCAGAATTTGGCCGAGTCTCTGGTGGAGGAATCAGCCTTCACTGTGAACGT GAGATTAGCTAAGAGTCTTCCTCTGCCAACGGAGAATGACGAGAGTCGACCGAGGATAGACCTGGTGGTGTTTATCATCCACCTCACGTCAGAGCTCAG TTTACAGTCAGTGGAAGCTTCTGTCAAATATCTGGACCCAGGATATTTCCTTGGAAAAGTCTGCTTCATGGTCACCAATG CTCGTAATGCTTCAGTCCCCTCAGAGCGCCTGGACGCTGTTAGAAAGCTTGCTGCATCGCtgcactgccccctgctgtttgCAGAGGATCAG TCACCGACTGGTGTGACCAATGCAACACAGAGGCTGCTGACTATCCTTAAGGTGTCAGCTGGACTTGTTCCCATGGTGACAGCTCTCCACCTATCCAACCTGACTCACTGTACTGTTCCTCCGGACATCGACCAGCCAAGCTTTGATTAA
- the LOC137600642 gene encoding essential MCU regulator, mitochondrial-like, giving the protein MATSIPRLLLRLSPKNMGIMSRNNDSKTSGITRVIQSRSAISTPSGAILPKPDKTPFGLIRMTVVVLPFLYVGTLISKNFAALLEEHDIFVPEDDDDDD; this is encoded by the exons ATGGCGACTAGTATTCCGCGGCTCCTATTGCGACTTTCTCCGAAAAATATGGGTATAATGAGCCGTAACAACGATTCGAAAACATCAGGCATAACCAGAGTGATTCAAAGCAGGAGCGCAATATCAACGCCGTCAGGGGCAATTCTACCTAAACCGGATAAA ACACCATTTGGTCTGATCCGAATGACAGTAGTGGTGTTGCCTTTCCTGTATGTCGGAACGCTGATCAGCAAGAACTTTGCTGCTCTTCTGGAGGAGCATGACATCTTTGTtcctgaagatgatgatgatgatgattga